The genomic DNA CGGGTCCattcaatgttttttttttttaaattaataagcaCACTACACACACTTTATAGTAATGGCAACAACttaattagtattttattaattagcacAATTAGAATGCCACACGTTCACTTGAATCTCCAATCATTATCCGCATCAATTAGATTGTGCCCACTATCCAAAAGATTTTCTCTATCACATTACTCGTtcaatgattttcttttgaGTGTGGTCCAATTTATATTAGGTGATTTTCTCTATAAATCTTTTTGAAAGAAGGTTAATAGTGAAAACGGACGATAGCTTTTTAAGGCTTAAGATATAGTCCAAGCCCATCAATTAACTATCTCAATAAAAGATTTGACCAAGTGATCCCAATGGGTGAGGTCTAATTTTATTGTCGCACCAaataatctataaataaatcacacaaaacaaaaatatacatgTATTCGTATTTGAATTTGCTAATTACCTAACCTTATAAATCATGAAGATGGAGATATTTATAAGTCATGTAAAGtacattcaatctttttataatttggattatttgtTAAGAAACCCATTGTATGCTTTTAAAAGTTTATGtgatttaagtagattttttttagaactgattcaattattgCTACAAAACTGATCACAATGAGTTTTAAGATCCAATGccattgaattttaaaacacAACTAGAGAGAACTCATCACAATAAGTTTTAAAACCTAATGTCATTGGATTCTCAAAcacaacgagagagagagagagagagacgaacGGGTTATCTGCCGTGATAGAAATAATAAGTTTTTCAACTAAAACTATCGTTTAAAACGTCAAAAACTATGATTACAACTAGTCGTatcactatttttaattttttattattatttaattttaatttaacctaaTTAGTATGTAATGAAATTAATTCAAGttattcattaaattaattaaattttaaataagaaagttCGTGATGGTATggataaaatgtttttttaaaaaaaaaataaaccacaTAAATCTTTATGAccattattaaatttaattttaagacaCTCTTAGGAACGTGAAGTGTGATGCAATTTACACCTAATAAGGGTTTATACTCAATTGTCCACGGAATGAACGTAATGCTGAACCCAATCTCAATGTGGAATCCTCCCGAAAGAAGCTAATTTCAGGCCATGGCAAGCCAAGCTTTGCATCTGATGAACAGTTTCTATGCTCCTTCCATTCTCAGCCGTCTCCTTGCAACCACAGCTTCTCTCTTTCAAGCGCGACAAGCTCACGCTCACATCATCAAGACCGGCCTTTCCACACAAACCCACTTTTCCACTAGGCTCATCTCGCTCTACGCAAATCATCAATGCTTCGCAGATGCAGAGCTCGTTTTGGGTTCGATCCCCGAGCCCGATGTCTTCCCACTCTCCACCCTCATTTACGCCTGTACGAAACTCAATCGTTTCGGGCTCGCTCTTGGTTTCCTGTCGCGGATGTTGTCTCGAGGCGTCTTGCCCGATGCCCAAGTCCTCCCTAGCGTATTCAAGGCGTGCGCCGGACTGTCCGACCTTAGAGCCGGACGACCAATCCATGGCATTGCCACTGTAACTGGGCATACCTCGGATTCGTATGTTCAATCCTCCTTGGTCCATATGTATGTTAAGTGCAATGGATTAGCGGATGCCCGCAAGGTGGTTGAGCTAATGCCGGACTCAGATGTGGTTTCTTGGAGTGCTTTAGTTGCGGGCTATGCTAGACAAGGATGTGTAAGTGAAGCGAAGGAGGTGTTTGATGAGATGGCAAGCTTAGGAATTGAACCTAATTCAGTTTCATGGAATGGGATGATTGCTGGATTCAACCAGAGTGGGCGGCATTCGGATTCAATCTCGACGTTTCAGCAGATGCATTCACAAGGTTTTAAGCCTGATGGGACTAGCATATCCAGTGTTCTTCCTGCGGTGGGAGACTTGGATATTCTAATCGTGGGTATTCAAGTTCATGGTTATGTGATCAAGCAGGGAATTGGATCAGACAAATGTGTTGTCAGTGCACTTATAGATATGTATGGAAAGTGTGCCTGCAGTGCAGAGATGTCACAGGTGTTTGATGAAATGGAGCAATTAGACGTAGGTGCTTGCAATGCACTGGTTGCTGGGCTATCAAGGAATGCCCTTGGCGATACGGCATTGAGGGTATTTAGGGAATTCATGGGAAAAGGGATAGACTTGAATGTGGTCTCTTGGACATCAGTGATTGCTTGTTGCTCTCAGAATGGTAAACCCATGGAGGCTTTAGACCTGTTCAGAGAGATGCAGGTTGCTGGGGTGGAGCCAAACTCTGTCACAATCCCTTCCTTGTTACCAGCTTGTGGCAATATTTCAGCACTAATGCATGGGAAGGCAGCTCATGGTTTCATTATTAGAAGGGAGATCCCTGTTGATGTTTATGTGGGTAGTGCACTGATTGATATGTATGCCAAGTGTGGAAGGATCCAGGCTTCTCGTCTTTGCTTCGATGGGTTGCGCACTCGAAATTTGGTTTGTTGGAATGCAATAATGAGTGGGTACGCAATGCACGGTAAGGCTAAGGAAGCTATGGAGATCTTTCATATGATGCAGAGGAGTGGACAGGAGCCTGACTCCATTAGCTTCACCTGTATATTATCTTCGTGTAGCCAATCTGGCTTAACAGAGGTGGGACAAAACTACTTTAACAGCATGTTTGAAGAGCATGGAATTGAACCAAAAGTTGAGCATTATGCTTGCATGGTGACCCTTCTTGGTCGTGCTGGAAAGACGGTAGAGGCTTGTAATATAATCAAGAAAATGCCGTGCGAACCAGACGCTTGTGTTTGGGGAGCATTACTGAGTGTTAGTAGAATTCACAATAACCTTCATCTGGGTGAGATGGCTGCCAGGAAATTATTTGAGTTGGAACCCGGAAATCCTGGGAACTACATTCTTCTATCCAACATATATGCTTATAAGAGAAAATGGAATGAAGTAGACAAATTGCGGGATGTGATGAAGGAGAAGGGTTTGAGCAAGAACCCAGGTTGCAGTTGGATTGAAGTAAAAAACAAGGTTCACATGTTTTTGGCAGGAgacagatcccatcctcatatGTCCCTAATCAATGAAAAGTTGGTCCAATTTACTATggaaatgaagaaatcaagttgtTTCCCGAACACCGACTTTCTTCTgcatgatgtggaagaagaagacaaggagCAAATTCTGTGCGGCCACAGTGAGAAGTTGGCAGTAGTGTTTGGGGTTCTGAACACTCGCCCAGGGTCTCCGCTTCAAGTCATAAAGAACCTTAGAATTTGTGGGGATTGCCACACTGTTATAAAGTTCATATCCCACTTGGAGAGGAGGGAGATCTTTGTGAGAGACACAAACCGCTTCCATCACATCAAAGATGGGGCGTGCTCATGCGGGGATTATTGGTGAATGGGTGATTGAACTGCGTGCTGTTACTACTGTCTGCCAAAGCCTAAGCCTGGAAACTGGATTAGCAGTGTCTTTGGCACGAGGCCACCACAGTTGAAGCCATTACCAACCTTTGTGCTGCAGTGTTGTTTACATTACAGAGTTCGTAGATTGGAATATTTGTTCTGAAGCTTTAACGAGGAGGCGGCAGAAATCGCGGCCTGTTGCTAATCCAACAAAATTTGTGGATGGTCTCTGACTGTAAGCTTATGCTTGGATGCGGATGAGGGGGTACAGAAGAAAAGGGacatcatttttcttgtttgaacgGAGCACGGAGGTTTCAtgatagaaagagaaagataatGACACCTTCCCCTTCTCTTCCATACACATATGTTGCTGCTTACATCCTAATACTAATTTTAGGGTGTTAGGAggtgaaagaaaatatatttataaatatgattattaatttttttattttacttttgttattttttaattataatttatttttgcgagcttttttattttttttttcaattattaatgCCACATCCttttaaataactttttgtataaaatttctatttatGTAGCCttcctctaattttttttatctaactttattttattaaaacgCTATTTCGTTGGATGTTTTACACATTGTTCAATGCttacataacaaaaaataagtaacatattttaaataaaaatacaaagaaaacttaaaaaatttcaaaaatcttttattttattttattttgagacCAAATAAAAATTCTACTATTCTGACAAGAAATCACACACattattgtcaaattttttaGCGTCTGGCTtttcaaagataaaatatataaacattttcCTAAccaatatgtaaaatatatcacatataaatTCAAGATTAATATTTATAGCACTTGAGAGAGAATCTGGATCAGCCAGATCCAAACCAAGCCCATAAATAAATGTGAACCAAATTGCAGGAAAGACAACATTTGAACAGGGGGAGAGTTAAATAGAAAGTTTGATAAAATGCAGTGCATAATCAATGACCTTGCATATCAAGCATCTCATCCAAACCTTTCAATTTCCCTGTCCCTTCTCCAAGCAAGAACCGGATCCTCTGCCTGTCACAGCAATCACGATTTTGCTCCATCTCTTGTCTAATTATCTGCGTCAGTTCAGCTGTATCCATCACAATTTCGGCAAAAACAATTAGGCTAGCATGCATAGTTGAGAACTTCTATTCAAATTTGACCGTGATTGTGTGCAAGCTCAGAAGATGGAAGacgtaaataaattattattcacaTTCATTCTACGCTGCCAGTTAGAGAGTGAAACTAGTGGCAAGATGGCAAAAATGTAAGCATGAACttgaaaattctaaattttggaTACAGAAATTTGAGTGCTAACAGAGTGATAAGAAGCATAAATATACAAGGCTGAGGGGCATTTGACCGGTTTGTCTTGATGTCATACAAACAAGCATAAATCGTTTCTTTAGAGAATGTAAAATGCActaccaaaaacaaaaaaatcagcatcaAAGCATCAAAGGAAAAGAATGTGGAACAAATTGTGCATGGTAATGTCCAAAGTAAAGGTGGGGGAGAGACAGAGATTCAAATTTGCTAGCTCAGTGGAGAACTAGAAATTGTGTCccatttaatttgtttttctacTTTATTGCTACCAAAAACTTGCCCAGGTTTTTGAAGAATGAAGCATACTGTTAGGTGATTTATGAGGAGGAAagggatgaggaagaagaagatgtacAGGAGGCCGAAATAGGGGATGAATCAGGGGAAGGGGGAGACCTGGTCAAGTTAAGGGAGGTGGTGGAGCTATCCCTCAACTCGGTAGTGGGATTAACCCCTCTACAAACCATGAAAGTAAAAGGGGAAGTGGGGGGACAAGAGGTGGTGGTCTTAATTGATAGTGGGGCTTCCGATAATTTTATAGCAGCTGAATTGGTGCAGAAATTAGGGCTGACCTGGACTCAAACAAGAGGATATGGGGTGATCATGGGGTCGGGGATGGCTGTCTAGGGGGTGGGAGTGTGTAAGGGGATAGTCTTAACGCTGCAAAATATGGAAATAGTGGAGGATTTTCTGTCATTGGAGCTGGGGAGttcagatgtgatccttggaATGAAGTGGTTGGCTTCCTGGGAGAGACCCAAGTTGATTGGGGCTCATTGATGATGAGATTTAAGGCCGGGGGGGGGCACACCGAAACACTGCACGGAGATCCCAGCCTTAGTAAAACCTTGGTGACATTGAAATCGATGATGAGGGCATTCAGAGAAAATGGGGAAAGGGTGCTACTTGAATTGGGGAGCTTGACTGATGTGGAAAACAAGACTGGAGAGGCTGTTCCAGATCACTTACATGAGCTGCTAGCAGAGTTCAAATAGGTGTTTGAGGAGCCGCCCCGGGGGGGGGTCTTCCCCCGCACCGGAAGCGGGACCGTGCAATTACACTGCAACCAGGGGTGCCACCAGTGAATGTTCGGCCTTATCAGTATCcccaatttcaaaaaaatgagattgaaaggCTGGTTAGGGAGATGTTGGCAGCCGGGCTTATCAGGCCAAGTGTGAGTTCATTTTCCAGCCCGGTATTGTTGGTAAAGAAGGACGGAGGATagagattttgtgttgactacaGAGCGTTAAACAAGATAACTATTCCTAATAGATATCCCATTCCAGTTATGGAAGAATTATTGGATGAACTGAATGGGGATGCTGTCTTTTCCAAGTTGGACTTAAAATTGGGGTATCATCAAATTCGAATCAATCATAAGGACGTTCCTAAGATTGCTTTTCGCACACATGAGGGACATTATGAATTCTTGGTTATGCTGTTTGGTACTAATGCCCCCACCACATTTCAATCCTTGATGAATGAGATCTTTAAGGAGCAACTGAGGCAAttcatttttggtattttttgatgacattctGGTCTATAGTAGGGATATGGCTGAGCATAAGGAGCATTTGAGGTGTGTTTTGGGGCTACTAGCAGTGCATCGGTTGTATGCTAATGCGAAAAAGTGTCAGTTTGGGCAGTGGGAGGTTAAGTACTTGGGACACGTCATTTCTCATGAAGGGGTGGCTGCGGataactccaaaattaaggcAGTCATGAAATGGCCTAGTCCTAAATCCTTACAAGAGCTTCGGGGATTTTTGGGTCTTACGGGGTACTATCGAAGGTTTGTGAAGAATTATGGGAAGCTGGCTTGGCCATGACAAACCACCTTTGGGAAGGGAATTTTTTCTGGGATGAGTTAGCAGAACAAGCCTTCCAATCTCTTAAAAGAATGATGACTGAACTTTCGGTGTTGGCCTTACCGAATTTTTCCAAGGAATTCGTTGTGGAGACTGATGCATCCGGGCATGGTTTGGGAGCTGTTTTGATGCAGAAGCAGCGACCTATCGCTTTTTTCAGCCATTCCCTAAATCCCAGAGGCCGACAGAGGTTAGTGTATGAGAGAGAGCTGACAGGCATGGTGTTTGCGGTGAGGAAGTGGAGACACTATTTGATGGGGCAGAAATTTGTTATTCGGACAGACCAACAAagcttaaattttttaatggaaCAAAGGGTGCTCAGTTCAAAGTGTCAAAAATGGGTCATGAAGTTAATGGGATATGATTGTGAGATTCAATATCGACGCGGGTTGGAGAACTGGGCAGCAGATGCCCTCTCGCGCCTCCAAACTTCCATTTCATTATTGACTCTCATAATTCCCTAGGTGGTGCAACTGGACCAACTTAAGAAGGAGGTGGAGGAGGATGCGGCACTGCAACTCATAGTTAAGGAGGTGAAGGCTGATCCCACTAGAAAACCTGGGTTCACCTTGGTAGATGGTTAATTATTGTTCAAGAGGAAGCTGTATCGTTCAAGAGGAAGCTGTATCTACCTAAGGGATCCACCTTGATTCCTTTAATGCTGAAGAAGGGGCATGATGGGTGGATTGGAGGCCATTTCGGGGTTCTCAAGACCTATAAAAGGATCTCCTCAAACGTGTATTGGGTGGGGATGAAGAGGGACATTCAACAATATGTCCGTAATTGCCTTGTGTACCAACAGAATAAGTATGAAGCGTTATCACCCAGTGGGTTGCTACAACTGCTTCTAGTTTCGCGCCAAATTTTGGGAGGACgtgtccatggatttcattgaagggCTGCCAAGATCAGGGGGGAGGGATACAATATTGGTGGTGGTCGATCGATTAAGCAAATATTACTGTAAAACACCCATTCACAGCAGCAAGCATAGCAAAGATCTTTGTGAAGGAGGTTGTCAGGCTACACAGGGTTCCAAACTCTATCATCTCCgatcaagataaaaaaaaatttagtcatTTTTGGGTGGAGCTATTCCAATGGCACACACTCAATTGAACATGAGCAGCTCCTACCACCCACAATCCAATGGACAAACAGAGGTCTTAAATCACACCTTAGAGACATATCTTCGTTGTTTTTGTTCGTCCAAACCTAAGGCGTGGTGCAACTAGTTGCCATGGGCAGAATACTGGTACAATATTTCCTTTCATGCGTCCTCAAAATTAACTTCGTTCCAAATTGTCTATGGGTGCGAATCTCCCCCATTATTGAGATTTGAGACGGGTACTACATCAGTTTATGCAATCTAACAACAACTATTGGAGCGAGACTCAACTCTTGATGAATTGCAGTCCCAATTGTTAAAGGCTCAAGTTCGGATGAAGGAAATAGCAGATAAGAAGCGGCAAGATATGCAGTTTGACGTGGGTGATatggtttatgtaaaaatttgGCCCCATTGGCAAAAGATGTTGGCGAAGAGACTGAATGAGAAGTTAGCACCGAGGTTCTATGGGTCGTTTCCAGTGGAGAGGATCGGTAATGTGGCCTACAAGCTGACCTTACCACATTCTAGTGCTATCCACCCCATGTTCCATGCATCGCAGCTGCGCAAGGCTGAAGGAGCAATTAGGGAAATCCTTGAAATTCCTGATCAGCTTTTAGCTGAGCTGGAAATGATAGTGTCACCGGAATTTCTGTTGGGAATAAGGCCAAGCACAGGGGAAAATGTAAGGAACCTTGATGTCCTTATTCAATGGAAGGGGCTGCCCCCATTGGAAGCAACATGGGAGCCTTACCATCATATTCTACTTTAATTTCCAGaattccaccttgaggacaaggtgagacTTATGGGCGGGAGTGTTGTTAGGACCCACATTAAACAAACTtatcaaagaagaaggaaggaagggaAAAGTGGTGGGGACCATAGGGGCAACCAAGTAAAATGACTCAAGGGTAGAAGAGTCACAAGTTAGTTAGAAGGGAATAATCGGGCATGGGCTGGAGTGAGCAGGGGAGAAGGTATAAAAGGgaggagagaaggagagagaaggtGTGGAAAAATCTGTTGGAGAAGTCGCGGGAGAgagaggccctctcgaataggcctgtTTTTGTCTTCTTTCATTGTATTGGTTGTCATTCATTGCTGAAGCTACTGAGGAACTCTTACTGTTTTGGaacaaaaattcaatcaattgtttaGAGGTACTATCACATACATTAGTAAAACGAAAGGAAATGGCTAAATGAGGTGTCAGGAGAAATACTGATTTGGCCAGAtcgaaaaaaaaacaaaaaaaaatcctgtGAGTTcctttaattaatgaaatattttctacTTTTCTCCTTTCTATTCAGGTAACGAGTCAAGAAATTATTCTTCAAAATCAGGAACTACCTCTAGCATGAGGTGGGGCTCTTCTAGCAGTCCTCAATGCCTGTCTATACAGCTTCAAAACTTGAGCACGAATGATGAAATCCTGCAGATCCAAGTAGAGAGCCATGACAGTTCTCTTCCACATGACATATTTTCACGTCAGCATCTGTCTTGGGTAACAAAATCAATCTGCATAGCAAAATGAACCCCCAATGGCAACTTTCATAGGAGTAAAACATAACTAGCATATCAAAGCATAATTTAAGGATGTTGACAAGGTCTAAATCAATCCAATTTACTGAGAGCATCCAGTGCAttcataaattcaattttaattagccCTTGGGCACTATTGTCTAAGCAATGAGATTGATCATTTCCTACATAATTAGTAGCTATGCTAAAGAGGCAGGCTATGCCACGACTTCGATCAACGTTACTCATGAATTTGATATAAATAAGTTGTTGCAGCAAAGGAAAAGGCAGGGATGCGGGAGGGAGCAATAGGGAAGGGGAAGTCTATGCCAGAACTGCCAAAGATTAACTTTCATTAGTTGATATAAACATTGACTGATTTAGATCAGGAACTTGCAATTTGAAACAACATAATAATGACAGTTAACATATCTGTGCTGAAGGGTAGTAAGCAAAAATATCAGTGGCAAAGGCAAAAGCCAATAGACTCAATGTTTCATAATTGCTTCTTTACTGATCAAAATATGTGaatggttttcaaaaattaaaatgaacagCCCCTATTATTCATGCCCTTTGGTTTTGGTGGTGGTTGGGGGCGCGAGGAATAGAAAGGGAGATGAAGATGCAGATGTTGAGTTATGAACGAAGCTGATAGCAAATCCCTCTTACAACAGAAGCTCTTCCCACAAAGGCACTATCATTTTTTGTTGAAGCTGGACAACTGAGTTAGTGACCCTTATTTTTCCAGTAAAATGACATGAATGCTCTCTCTAAGGTAGTTGGAAGTGTAATCCACATGCAGTTGGTGGCGTTCAATGGGCAATTCAAGTGTTTTTTCTGTAGAAGTGTTGAACTTAATCCCATCTAGGGTGGTTCATGCATGCATTTTGTAATCATTGGACTATCCCTTCACAACCAAAACTGTGTTTTCAGGTGATGTGCTTATCTACAACGGATTCAAAAAGAAAGcagaacaaaaaaacaaaaacaaaacaaaacaaaagaactCATACAACTACTTCAAGTATCCTATCCTCGCGTTTAAGGTGCTAAAATACAGAAAGAGCAAAAGAATCACCAAAACCAACAATCCCGTTCACAGATCTTCAATCCAAAACAAATCAAAGAGAATTGCAAATCTTAAGTCCAGATTCTATTTACTCTCAATTCGATTTCTATGCAGTGCTATATCGACAGAATGAGACATCTGTTCTGCGACAGACAGAATCACAACAACATAAACCGTGAAATCTCAATTAAAATTCTCTCACAATAGAAGAAAGCATTGATTTCAACGAACTTCCACCAGAAATTATCGCCAGTAGAGAAACAACAATAGAATCGGAACAGAATCAACTGAGCATCTATTCAACCCGTCTGTTCCAGAATCTAGCTTTAAATCCTCAACAACAGCTGTAGATGTAAAATTGCAGCAATAAGAAACTGAAATAGCTCGGTGATTTGTTATTGCCGTACCTTAGATGACCGAGACCCTTCGTTGTCGTAAGGCTCCGCTCTCTCTGGAAGGGGAAGGTTCGGCGCTAGGTGAAGCTGCTTCAGTGAAGGAAGCTGCCGTAATGCTGCGACCGTGCACCCGTACCGACAATCTTGCACCGCCCCGACTCTGTCACTACCCGACCCGCCTTAAGTTTGGTTTTTTCCCTTCAACTATGGTTATTTTGGAATCATATTATATCGGAAAATTTAATAGCAAATTATGAAGAGAATTATATGGTAATGACGATTttataattaaagtttatttttataaatttatttatcttaatttgatgaaatataaattattacattATTCTATTAAAATTTCCATAGTCCCACCCTAGCTAGGTTTGAATTGATATAAtttatgttgcacgaaaacgaGAAACGTTTTTATATTGAAAACAGAAACGTGGAAACAGacgtttttcaaaaaaatagacataaatagggttcgaaatgagaataagaaacgtttcgaaaacaGAAAAACGGTACCTATAAAGTGTTTCTGTATAACATAGGATATAATGAATAGCGTTTAAAAAATTGGCGAGACAcgtgaaaattattttatagatTAAAAAGGTATATATTGCCCAACATATTACAAATAGGCATATATAAATTAGATAGTATACAcctttaattataataataataataatatattaagtcTTAATCTCTTTTTAGAAGTCTTAATATCACTAATTAAACCTGGTGGGTTACATGAAATTCTAACTCATTTACagtaatgttatttttatattaattttttatatttataaaattataagtacTTTTTTTAAGAAGTTAACaacacttttttttataaattatgaaatatttttaaatattaaaaaaatatttttttaaaaagtgtttatagtttttaaaactaaatactTTCTATTATgtaaaagtgtttataatttttaaaaattaaaaatatttttaattcttaaagaACTTATAATTTCTGAATAATAGTTGATAactttaaacaaatattattaattacttaaaaagtaCTTATAATTTTACGAGTATAAAAAATtagtatacaaaaatattatcatttaattctaagaaaaattacatGCAATACTCGAGTTTGGGATAGttgcaaaaattaattataatattttaaaaaatacaataaatatctCTAAagtttaatattatgttataatttctataattttattaattaacttattaaatattataaaatgactaaattatatttatacataaaactctctttttctttcatttcactCATTTCCTTTCCtatctctttccctttttctctaaTGATACTTTCACAGTCGTGGTGTGAAAAATCAACACCATCTCTATGTATTTcactcaatctctctcttttgactttattttttttttcttgttcttcttttctctctaccACAAGTCTAAcaaaatttttttcaaacatttcttcttcttcttctttccctatTATAGGTTTAATAGAGTTCAATCCTAATTTCTATAGATAAAACCTTtacttttcttcttccatctttattttgggtttaatagaatttatatatatttaggtgatgtcaaatctttatttttcttttttcttcttctttctttcttgatgTGTTTTGGGTTTGACTAAATTAGATCTAAGTTGTGCCAaactcttgtttttctttttcttctccttttcactttattttgtatttgaCAAAATCCAAATAAACGTGAGTTCCCTAGGTAATGAAACCATCTTGGTTCATCGCAATATGCTACAATGAGCCTAATGAGTTTCGTGACAACatcaatttactttttatttattttatttttatttttaatagttcaTCACATGCGGGTGATGAAATGCAAGTGATGAACTCATCTAGGTTCATTGTAATATGCTACGATGAGTTTAGCAAGTTTTGTGTTAACGTTagtttactttttatttatttgatttttatttttattttttcaatcagagcaaagaacagagagagaatgaaagataaattagttattttatctctttatttaacagaaaatatcattatcattattattatttctccaatattaatttttttttt from Diospyros lotus cultivar Yz01 chromosome 4, ASM1463336v1, whole genome shotgun sequence includes the following:
- the LOC127800701 gene encoding pentatricopeptide repeat-containing protein At1g20230; the encoded protein is MASQALHLMNSFYAPSILSRLLATTASLFQARQAHAHIIKTGLSTQTHFSTRLISLYANHQCFADAELVLGSIPEPDVFPLSTLIYACTKLNRFGLALGFLSRMLSRGVLPDAQVLPSVFKACAGLSDLRAGRPIHGIATVTGHTSDSYVQSSLVHMYVKCNGLADARKVVELMPDSDVVSWSALVAGYARQGCVSEAKEVFDEMASLGIEPNSVSWNGMIAGFNQSGRHSDSISTFQQMHSQGFKPDGTSISSVLPAVGDLDILIVGIQVHGYVIKQGIGSDKCVVSALIDMYGKCACSAEMSQVFDEMEQLDVGACNALVAGLSRNALGDTALRVFREFMGKGIDLNVVSWTSVIACCSQNGKPMEALDLFREMQVAGVEPNSVTIPSLLPACGNISALMHGKAAHGFIIRREIPVDVYVGSALIDMYAKCGRIQASRLCFDGLRTRNLVCWNAIMSGYAMHGKAKEAMEIFHMMQRSGQEPDSISFTCILSSCSQSGLTEVGQNYFNSMFEEHGIEPKVEHYACMVTLLGRAGKTVEACNIIKKMPCEPDACVWGALLSVSRIHNNLHLGEMAARKLFELEPGNPGNYILLSNIYAYKRKWNEVDKLRDVMKEKGLSKNPGCSWIEVKNKVHMFLAGDRSHPHMSLINEKLVQFTMEMKKSSCFPNTDFLLHDVEEEDKEQILCGHSEKLAVVFGVLNTRPGSPLQVIKNLRICGDCHTVIKFISHLERREIFVRDTNRFHHIKDGACSCGDYW
- the LOC127800702 gene encoding uncharacterized protein LOC127800702 isoform X2 translates to MALYLDLQDFIIRAQVLKLYRQALRTARRAPPHARAELTQIIRQEMEQNRDCCDRQRIRFLLGEGTGKLKGLDEMLDMQGH
- the LOC127800702 gene encoding uncharacterized protein LOC127800702 isoform X1; the encoded protein is MWKRTVMALYLDLQDFIIRAQVLKLYRQALRTARRAPPHARAELTQIIRQEMEQNRDCCDRQRIRFLLGEGTGKLKGLDEMLDMQGH